ATGACTTATGTTTAAGATACAGCAATAGTCTTACTTAGTGTATTCTGTGAGTAATCTTTTAAATCCATCATAATTGTATTTAAACGCAAATCTTATCACATTTCTTCGTTCATCCCCATTCATATCACCTTCTAGGGAATCTAGCAGCATATTGAGCATATTGTAAAACACCATTCTTATTACTTTATAATTTTGAGTTGTCCTACAGTTATCTGCAAAATTATATTTTTGCAGATAACTACATTCCCGCTGTATTACATTTTCTAATATCTCTTCTTTCAAATTTTCATATTTTGTACCCTTACTGCACCTTAACAATATCAATAATCTTTTACGATTCGCTATTAAATCCTCTACCTGTTTATGATTTGGAATATACTTTTGTAAATCTTGTTCATTATTAAAAAAGGCTTTTGTTAATATTGGAAATATATTAGAATTATAATTTCTAAAAGCATCTACAAAAGATTGTGGTAAAACAGTATAAAATAAATTTTCTTTGTTTTTAAAATAAATATAAATATTTCCTACTGATATATTAGCCTTTTCAGAGATGTCCTTCATTTTTGTATTCAGATACCCTTTTTCCAGAAATATATCTATCGCTGAACCTTCAATTGCCTGCCTAATTTTGTCTTTTTTTATTTGAGCCATTTTACCCTCCGCCAATGTAAAACTGAATATATAATTCATTTTATAATATGACAGTTTGTTTGTCAACGAAGTCTGGATGGTATTATAAATATTTAAACTGGATGTTTTTGAAATACGCCCAAGTTGATATAATAAACTTAAGAACAACCTTAGCTAAG
The genomic region above belongs to Clostridium sp. AWRP and contains:
- a CDS encoding TetR/AcrR family transcriptional regulator — its product is MAQIKKDKIRQAIEGSAIDIFLEKGYLNTKMKDISEKANISVGNIYIYFKNKENLFYTVLPQSFVDAFRNYNSNIFPILTKAFFNNEQDLQKYIPNHKQVEDLIANRKRLLILLRCSKGTKYENLKEEILENVIQRECSYLQKYNFADNCRTTQNYKVIRMVFYNMLNMLLDSLEGDMNGDERRNVIRFAFKYNYDGFKRLLTEYTK